The Thermotoga maritima MSB8 region CTTACTATATCTTTGCACTTACACTCCTTCTCCTGTTTTGTTACGTGTTTCCAATTTTTCCACTTGGTGGAGGTTTCTCTGTTGGACAAAAGATCTCTCTTAGCTGGTCTTTTATTCTTGATGTTATAAAACATGGGACATTACCAGCACTGTCTCTTATTATTCTTGGTTTTGCAGGTTGGGGATTGGGAACGAAAATACTCGTTCAAAATCTTCGAGAGGAAGATTACGTTGTTTATGCCAGAATGATGGGATTGAGGAATAGCAAGATTTTATTTTCCTACGTTTTGAGAAATGCTATGCTCCCTCAGGTTACCGGTCTTGGTTTATCTCTTGGTGGAATATTCGGAGGTGCGATGATGACAGAAATTCTCTTCACCTATCCAGGTATAGGGACATTGGCTTATAACGCTGTCAGGGCCAACGATTATAATGTCATGATTGCTATAAGTTTTTTCTCAATCATAGCGGTTGCAACTGCTCTGTTGATACTGGACCTTCTTTATCCTCTGATAGATCCTCGTATAAGGTATAGATAAAAGCAAGGAGTGATCCTGATGAAGAGGATTCTGAGATTGTTTTTCGATATGTGGGAAGATCTAAGATTCAAGTACGCAGTCACAGTTCTTACTGCTTTGGTTCTTCTTTCGATTCTTTCCATTTTTTCTCCTTATGATCCTTACAAATGGTATGTGTTACCAACAAATCAACCACCTTCTTTAGAGCATATCCTCGGAACGGATGGGAAAGGTCAGGATATCTTCTGGCTTCTAACTTTTTCCCTGAAGAATTCTCTGATACTTGCAACAATCGCGGCTGTTTTTTCCAGAATCATAGCGATAACAATAGGAATGCTATCAGGATATCTTGGAGGAACTACGGACAGAATCCTCATGGCTCTAACGGATACATTCATGGTCATGCCTGTTTTTCCCCTCTTACTTCTCTTATCTTCTCTCATAAAGAACTATTTAAGCCTTCCAATTTTGGGACTGATAATAGGTGTCTTTGGATGGGCAGGGGATGCCCGCGTAATAAGATCCATGATTCTAAGCTTGAGAGAAAGAGAATTCGTTGTTACTTCGAAATTTTCCGGTATGAGAACCTTTGAAGTCGTCTTTGGTGATTTTGTACCATATTTGATCCCTGTTATCTCGGGTGGATTCATTGGAAGTATGATGGGTGCCATCGGTTTCGAAATTGTCCTGGCGATACTAGGGTTCACTCGCGTGGAGATTCCCACACTTGGATCCATGTTCCACTGGATGATAAATTTCCAGGCCATGCTCCTTGGATACTGGTGGTGGGTTCTAACACCAATAGTAACGGCTGTTTTCCTTTTCACGGCTCTCTACACACTTTCTCTGAGTATAAACGAATACCTCGATCCGCGAACGCGGATGCAAAGAATAGGGGCGGTGAAGTGATCATGGAGAAGATCGCTGTCGCAGAGAACTTGAGAGCCTACTATTTCATCAAATCTGGAGATAAAACGACTTCCATTAGAGCCGTTGATAACGTTTCCCTTCATTTTTTTGAGAATGAAGTCTATGGAATAGCAGGGGAAAGTGGATGCGGAAAGAGCACTCTTTTGAAAGTACTCTTTGGTGAAATAAAACCCCCGCTCAAATTGGTTGATGGAGAAGTTGTTTTCAAGCTCGACGGCGAAGAGTACAGGATAAACTCTATGAGTCTTGATCAGTTAAAAAAAATCCGCTGGAAATACGTGTCTTACGTTCCGCAAGGCTCAATGAGCGTTTTGAATCCTGTTAGAAAAATCAGGAGGATATTTCTTGATGTCATAGAGGAGCATACTTCAATGTCCAGGGAAGAGGCGTTTTCAAGAATA contains the following coding sequences:
- a CDS encoding ABC transporter permease, with product MKFIKSYLIPRLIQYVYMVVIGITLVFLIPRLSPVDPIEQILNTRLRIQNTTPEAVIKMREVMEELYGLKGTLWEQYVNLWKRLLKGDFGPSMVYYPASVISLIRNSLPWTIGLLTLTTLISWVLGLVIGAILGYYKESFGSKILTGILMAINPIPYYIFALTLLLLFCYVFPIFPLGGGFSVGQKISLSWSFILDVIKHGTLPALSLIILGFAGWGLGTKILVQNLREEDYVVYARMMGLRNSKILFSYVLRNAMLPQVTGLGLSLGGIFGGAMMTEILFTYPGIGTLAYNAVRANDYNVMIAISFFSIIAVATALLILDLLYPLIDPRIRYR
- a CDS encoding ABC transporter permease; translated protein: MKRILRLFFDMWEDLRFKYAVTVLTALVLLSILSIFSPYDPYKWYVLPTNQPPSLEHILGTDGKGQDIFWLLTFSLKNSLILATIAAVFSRIIAITIGMLSGYLGGTTDRILMALTDTFMVMPVFPLLLLLSSLIKNYLSLPILGLIIGVFGWAGDARVIRSMILSLREREFVVTSKFSGMRTFEVVFGDFVPYLIPVISGGFIGSMMGAIGFEIVLAILGFTRVEIPTLGSMFHWMINFQAMLLGYWWWVLTPIVTAVFLFTALYTLSLSINEYLDPRTRMQRIGAVK